A part of Numenius arquata chromosome 2, bNumArq3.hap1.1, whole genome shotgun sequence genomic DNA contains:
- the CITED2 gene encoding cbp/p300-interacting transactivator 2, giving the protein MADHMMAMNHGRFPDGSGGLHHHPAHRMGMGQFPAPHHHHQQQQQQQPPQQHAFSALMGDHIHYGAGNMNASSGVRHAMGPGGVSGGHPAGTMPPPARFSGSQFMAPPVASPGGQLSASMQLQKLNNQYFSHHPYPHSHYMPDLHPGSHQLNGSSQQQHFRDCNPKHGGGGGSGLPPAVPHVPAAMLPPNVIDTDFIDEEVLMSLVIEMGLDRIKELPELWLGQNEFDFMTDFVCKQQPSRVSC; this is encoded by the coding sequence ATGGCAGACCACATGATGGCCATGAACCACGGGCGATTCCCCGACGGATCCGGCGGGCTCCACCACCACCCCGCGCATCGGATGGGCATGGGGCAGTTTCCCgccccccatcaccaccaccagcagcagcagcagcagcagccgccgcagcAGCACGCCTTCAGCGCCCTGATGGGCGACCATATACATTACGGAGCCGGGAATATGAACGCGAGCAGCGGGGTGAGGCACGCCATGGGGCCGGGGGGCGTGAGCGGAGGGCACCCGGCCGGCACcatgccgccccccgcccgcttCAGCGGCTCCCAGTTCATGGCCCCCCCCGTCGCCAGCCCGGGAGGGCAGCTGAGCGCCAGCATGCAGCTCCAGAAGCTGAACAACCAGTACTTCAGCCACCACCCTTACCCCCACAGCCACTACATGCCGGACTTGCACCCCGGTAGCCACCAGCTGAACGGCAGTagccagcagcagcatttcaggGACTGCAACCCCAAgcacggcggcggcggtggcagcggcTTGCCGCCCGCCGTCCCCCACGTCCCCGCGGCAATGCTGCCGCCCAATGTCATAGACACTGACTTCATCGACGAGGAGGTCCTCATGTCCTTAGTCATCGAAATGGGGCTGGATCGCATCAAGGAGCTTCCCGAGCTGTGGTTGGGACAGAACGAGTTTGACTTCATGACAGACTTCGTTTGCAAACAGCAGCCCAGCAGGGTGAGCTGCtga